In Corylus avellana chromosome ca2, CavTom2PMs-1.0, the following proteins share a genomic window:
- the LOC132168985 gene encoding NAC domain-containing protein 19-like has translation MMMMPVGFRFEPTDEELVGFYLLNKVRGEDIGWDGIGEFDIYGEKDPWQFCGDQEKLYVFTRLKQLSKNRVARTAGCGVWHENSADKIYDGQGDVIGVRKLFCFKVKKQKSNWLMHEFSLVGEGERERTTDWVLCTIQKKESRSRVGVKRCFQYQSSPTVISIQTPSPLRNSIKTKEVEEEVLLLEDGSQQRKKMRCCDVECQATGAPSSECPSEFGTLESELETRLPASDNSDPELSVSYEYLETLMSCQLASNDDSASEFYASYGYLPPPPSPVGGHLPLDAWVDSWDPEFATLLS, from the coding sequence atgatgatgatgcccGTGGGATTTCGTTTTGAGCCCACTGATGAAGAGCTGGTAGGCTTCTATTTGTTGAACAAGGTAAGGGGAGAAGATATAGGTTGGGATGGCATCGGCGAGTTTGATATTTATGGTGAAAAGGATCCCTGGCAATTCTGTGGTGATCAGGAGAAGCTTTACGTTTTTACAAGGCTAAAACAACTAAGCAAAAATCGAGTGGCACGAACAGCGGGTTGCGGTGTTTGGCATGAGAATTCTGCCGACAAAATCTACGATGGTCAGGGTGATGTTATTGGGGTCAGGAAACTCTTCTGTTTCAAGGTGAAGAAACAGAAATCCAACTGGTTAATGCACGAGTTCTCATTAGTTGGGGAGGGAGAACGAGAACGGACGACTGACTGGGTcctgtgcaccatccaaaagaAAGAATCACGATCAAGAGTTGGCGTTAAAAGATGCTTTCAATATCAGTCTTCTCCCACCGTCATCTCTATTCAAACTCCATCTCCATTGCGAAATTCCATTAAAAcaaaagaagtagaagaagaagtaCTGCTACTTGAGGACGGATCCCAGCAGAGAAAGAAGATGCGCTGCTGCGATGTCGAATGTCAAGCCACTGGGGCCCCATCATCAGAATGTCCATCTGAATTTGGAACGCTTGAGTCTGAATTGGAAACCCGTCTACCAGCTAGTGATAACTCTGACCCTGAGTTGAGTGTTTCATATGAATATTTGGAAACCTTGATGAGCTGTCAACTAGCCAGTAATGATGACTCTGCGTCTGAGTTTTATGCTTCATACGGTTATCTGCCGCCACCGCCTTCCCCAGTGGGTGGACATCTGCCGCTTGATGCATGGGTGGATTCTTGGGATCCTGAGTTTGCTACTTTACTTTCCTAG
- the LOC132168984 gene encoding NAC domain-containing protein 41-like yields the protein MMMMPVGFRFEPTDEELVGFYLLNKVRGEDIGWDGIGEFDIYGEKDPWQFCGDQEKLYVFTRLKQLSKNRVARTAGCGVWHENSADKIYDGQGDVIGVRKLFCFKVKKQKSNWLMHEFSLVGEGERERATDWVLCTIQKKESRSRVGVKRCFQDQSSPTVISVQTPSPLQNSINTEEEEVLLLEDGSQQRKKMRCCDVECQATGTPSLECPSEFGTPESELETRLPASDNSDSEFSVSYEYLETLMGCQLASNDDSASEFYASYGYLPPPPSPVGGHLPLDAWVDSWDPEFDTLLP from the coding sequence atgatgatgatgcccGTGGGATTTCGTTTTGAGCCCACTGATGAAGAGCTGGTAGGCTTCTATTTGTTGAACAAGGTAAGGGGAGAAGATATAGGTTGGGATGGCATCGGCGAGTTTGATATTTATGGTGAAAAGGATCCCTGGCAATTCTGTGGTGATCAGGAGAAGCTTTACGTTTTTACAAGGCTAAAACAACTAAGCAAAAATCGAGTGGCACGAACAGCGGGTTGCGGTGTTTGGCATGAGAATTCTGCCGACAAAATCTACGATGGTCAGGGTGATGTTATTGGGGTCAGGAAACTCTTCTGTTTCAAGGTGAAGAAACAGAAATCCAACTGGTTAATGCACGAGTTCTCATTAGTTGGGGAGGGAGAACGAGAACGGGCGACTGACTGGGTcctgtgcaccatccaaaagaAAGAATCACGATCAAGAGTTGGCGTTAAAAGATGCTTTCAAGATCAGTCTTCTCCCACCGTCATCTCTGTTCAAACTCCATCTCCATTGCAAAATTCCATTAAtacagaggaagaagaagtgcTGCTACTTGAGGACGGATCCCAGCAGAGAAAGAAGATGCGCTGCTGCGATGTCGAATGTCAAGCCACTGGGACCCCATCATTAGAATGTCCATCTGAATTTGGAACGCCTGAGTCTGAATTGGAAACCCGTCTACCAGCTAGTGATAACTCTGACTCTGAGTTTAGTGTTTCATATGAATATTTGGAAACCTTGATGGGCTGTCAACTAGCCAGTAATGATGACTCTGCGTCTGAGTTTTATGCTTCATACGGTTATCTGCCGCCACCGCCTTCCCCTGTGGGTGGACATCTGCCGCTTGATGCATGGGTGGATTCTTGGGATCCTGAGTTTGATACTTTACTTCCCTAG